From the Buteo buteo chromosome 1, bButBut1.hap1.1, whole genome shotgun sequence genome, one window contains:
- the HSD17B11 gene encoding estradiol 17-beta-dehydrogenase 11 isoform X1: MNPFLDLLLFLATLIYSYLEAFVKLFVPVKRKSVGGELVLITGAGHGVGRATAFEFAKRQSRLVLWDINKHGVEDTAAECERLGATVHAFVVDCSKREEICSAAEKVKKDIGDVSILVNNAGVITAADLLSTQDHQIERMFEVNILAHMWTTRAFLPTMMNNNHGHIVTVASAAGHFVTSFMVAYCSSKFAAVGFHKALTEELSTLGKDGIKTTCLCPVFINTGFVKNPSTRLGKVLEIEEVVEALMEGILTNQKMVFVPSHLSIALLSEMLFPERALAFLKKLTDTKFDAVVGQKSTQ, translated from the exons ATGAATCCGTTTCTGGACCTGCTCCTGTTCCTGGCTACGCTCATCTACTCCTACCTGGAGGCTTTCGTGAAGCTGTTTGTCCCCGTGAAGAGGAAGTCTGTCGGCGGAGAGCTCGTGCTCATCACGGGTGCTGGCCATGGCGTGGGGAGAGCGACTGCCTTCGAGTTCGCCAAGCGCCAGAGCAGACTGGTTCTGTGGGACATCAATAAG CATGGCGTTGAGGACACGGCAGCAGAATGCGAAAGGCTGGGAGCCACTGTTCACGCCTTCGTGGTGGACTGCAGCAAAAGGGAGGAaatctgcagtgctgcagagaag GTGAAGAAGGACATTGGGGATGTCTCCATCCTGGTGAATAACGCCGGTGTGATTACAGCTGCCGACCTGCTCTCGACTCAGGACCACCAGATTGAAAGGATGTTTGAAGTCAACATTCTTGCTCACATGTGG ACCACAAGAGCTTTTCTGCCAACCATGATGAACAACAACCACGGTCACATAGTCACGGTGGCTTCGGCAGCAGGTCACTTTGTGACTTCTTTCATGGTGGCTTATTG tTCAAGCAAGTTTGCTGCTGTTGGATTTCATAAAGCTCTGACAGAGGAGCTGTCTACCCTGGGAAAGGATGGAATAAAAACTACGTGTCTTTGCCCAGTTTTTATAAACACCGGATTTGTCAAAAACCCCAGTACAAG GCTTGGAAAGGTTTTGGAGATTGAAGAAGTTGTAGAGGCCCTGATGGAAGGAATACTGACCAATCAGAAAATGGTTTTTGTTCCATCACATCTAAGCATTGCTTTACTATCCGAAAT GTTGTTTCCAGAACGTGCCttggcttttctgaaaaagctgaCTGATACCAAGTTTGACGCAGTTGTTGGGCAGAAAAGCActcagtga
- the HSD17B11 gene encoding estradiol 17-beta-dehydrogenase 11 isoform X2 has protein sequence MNPFLDLLLFLATLIYSYLEAFVKLFVPVKRKSVGGELVLITGAGHGVGRATAFEFAKRQSRLVLWDINKHGVEDTAAECERLGATVHAFVVDCSKREEICSAAEKVKKDIGDVSILVNNAGVITAADLLSTQDHQIERMFEVNILAHISSKFAAVGFHKALTEELSTLGKDGIKTTCLCPVFINTGFVKNPSTRLGKVLEIEEVVEALMEGILTNQKMVFVPSHLSIALLSEMLFPERALAFLKKLTDTKFDAVVGQKSTQ, from the exons ATGAATCCGTTTCTGGACCTGCTCCTGTTCCTGGCTACGCTCATCTACTCCTACCTGGAGGCTTTCGTGAAGCTGTTTGTCCCCGTGAAGAGGAAGTCTGTCGGCGGAGAGCTCGTGCTCATCACGGGTGCTGGCCATGGCGTGGGGAGAGCGACTGCCTTCGAGTTCGCCAAGCGCCAGAGCAGACTGGTTCTGTGGGACATCAATAAG CATGGCGTTGAGGACACGGCAGCAGAATGCGAAAGGCTGGGAGCCACTGTTCACGCCTTCGTGGTGGACTGCAGCAAAAGGGAGGAaatctgcagtgctgcagagaag GTGAAGAAGGACATTGGGGATGTCTCCATCCTGGTGAATAACGCCGGTGTGATTACAGCTGCCGACCTGCTCTCGACTCAGGACCACCAGATTGAAAGGATGTTTGAAGTCAACATTCTTGCTCACAT tTCAAGCAAGTTTGCTGCTGTTGGATTTCATAAAGCTCTGACAGAGGAGCTGTCTACCCTGGGAAAGGATGGAATAAAAACTACGTGTCTTTGCCCAGTTTTTATAAACACCGGATTTGTCAAAAACCCCAGTACAAG GCTTGGAAAGGTTTTGGAGATTGAAGAAGTTGTAGAGGCCCTGATGGAAGGAATACTGACCAATCAGAAAATGGTTTTTGTTCCATCACATCTAAGCATTGCTTTACTATCCGAAAT GTTGTTTCCAGAACGTGCCttggcttttctgaaaaagctgaCTGATACCAAGTTTGACGCAGTTGTTGGGCAGAAAAGCActcagtga